Proteins encoded within one genomic window of Jiangella mangrovi:
- a CDS encoding sugar phosphate isomerase/epimerase family protein, whose translation MPRRLLDRRSFLRTTAAAAALAAGTAATAVGALPAAAAGSGNRLIPRPAIGMHLYTMRRSLAVDFAGTVQALADIGYATVGVSGRHGHSAAAIRTMLDDAGLDAVLEHVGYDRLTNNLEGACEDVLTLGGHWVVTSSLPGSLYTLDGIRQAAANFNRAGEVAASYGLKVLHHNHDAEFRTDSGRVLYDVLLEETDPDLVGYELDVYWAARGGYDAGDYFVEHPARFPALHVKDMAPSGGFADVGSGILDFAAMFEHAHRGGVRQFLVEHDNPADELATARNSFRHLRDLRF comes from the coding sequence ATGCCCCGACGCCTGCTGGACCGCCGTTCCTTCCTCCGTACGACGGCGGCAGCCGCCGCTCTCGCCGCCGGAACCGCGGCGACCGCCGTCGGCGCCCTCCCCGCCGCCGCGGCCGGAAGCGGTAACCGCCTGATCCCCCGTCCGGCCATCGGCATGCACCTGTACACGATGCGCCGCTCGCTCGCCGTCGACTTCGCCGGCACCGTCCAGGCCCTCGCCGACATCGGCTACGCCACCGTCGGCGTCAGCGGCCGGCACGGCCACAGCGCCGCCGCGATCCGCACCATGCTCGACGACGCGGGCCTCGACGCCGTCCTCGAGCACGTCGGCTACGACCGGCTCACCAACAACCTCGAGGGCGCCTGCGAGGACGTCCTGACGCTCGGCGGCCACTGGGTCGTCACTTCCAGCCTGCCCGGCTCGCTGTACACGCTCGACGGCATCCGCCAGGCCGCCGCGAACTTCAACCGGGCCGGCGAGGTCGCCGCGAGCTACGGCCTGAAGGTCCTGCACCACAACCACGACGCCGAGTTCCGCACCGACAGCGGCCGCGTGCTCTACGACGTGCTGCTCGAGGAGACCGACCCGGACCTCGTCGGTTACGAGCTCGACGTCTACTGGGCGGCCCGCGGCGGCTACGACGCCGGCGACTACTTCGTCGAGCACCCGGCCCGGTTCCCGGCGCTGCACGTCAAGGACATGGCGCCGAGCGGCGGGTTCGCCGACGTCGGCTCCGGAATCCTCGACTTCGCGGCGATGTTCGAGCACGCCCACCGCGGCGGCGTCCGGCAGTTCCTCGTCGAGCACGACAACCCGGCCGACGAGCTCGCCACGGCCCGCAACAGCTTCCGCCACCTGCGCGATCTGCGCTTCTGA